A single window of Pontibacillus chungwhensis DNA harbors:
- a CDS encoding VanW family protein, translated as MDKRWDLKFFMYLLAMALFIYGFSVGGAFAYDVVMAGPKTYEEGTTIGEIPVDGMTRQEAETALRNRVQDWLDVHPVEMLTEDETIVLSEDFLTVGVADTLDSLQNGSATPLSVRFNPSALEEQKDSFGEDVYDNLLLDKLTADIKSQVEVLADQPLTYSVYDYVSAGTESLYKVIAEFEQPIPDGVDVFTYTNELDGLVIEPRTNVSLLEQVSDVPLHQQPALNVVASGLYGAVLKTNFSIIQRHISQHLPSYAQKGREASLDLDEGHDFVFFNPNESLYRIEMEVSEESLSVQIIGYPTSYSYDVLIENERQIEPRTIIQYSDLATGIDVKRDGETGLIYDVYREIYDQDNVAIDSEFITQDYYAPVHKLEERPEPVEPVTSENGGTDQNGSLSDGEAESGGNSESGDEENSDGQNDGNEDGETSGSEGGQESKDPAESSGEGEDDGTSGGSTEGNGGEDTDGTGGIWSPDEGPSKGE; from the coding sequence GTGGATAAACGGTGGGATTTGAAATTTTTCATGTACCTCCTTGCAATGGCCCTGTTTATTTATGGTTTCTCTGTTGGTGGGGCATTTGCTTATGATGTTGTCATGGCAGGGCCTAAAACATATGAAGAAGGAACAACAATCGGGGAGATACCGGTGGACGGAATGACTCGCCAAGAAGCTGAAACGGCTCTTCGAAACAGAGTGCAGGACTGGCTCGATGTTCATCCGGTTGAAATGCTGACAGAAGACGAAACGATTGTTTTATCAGAAGACTTCTTAACGGTGGGCGTAGCGGATACATTAGACAGCTTACAAAATGGGAGTGCTACCCCCCTTTCTGTTCGGTTTAACCCGTCAGCTTTAGAAGAGCAGAAGGATTCATTTGGTGAGGATGTGTATGATAATCTTCTGCTTGATAAACTCACTGCTGACATAAAGTCACAAGTGGAAGTGCTAGCGGATCAGCCTTTAACCTATTCGGTCTATGATTACGTGAGCGCAGGGACAGAATCCCTCTACAAAGTGATAGCGGAATTCGAGCAACCCATACCTGATGGAGTTGACGTGTTTACATACACAAATGAATTGGATGGTTTAGTCATTGAACCACGTACAAATGTTTCATTGCTTGAACAAGTCAGTGATGTTCCTCTACACCAGCAACCTGCCCTGAATGTAGTGGCGTCAGGTTTATATGGAGCTGTCCTAAAGACCAATTTCTCAATTATCCAACGTCATATTAGTCAGCATCTTCCTTCCTATGCCCAAAAGGGGAGAGAAGCGAGCTTAGACCTAGATGAAGGTCATGACTTTGTTTTCTTCAATCCTAATGAGTCCTTGTACCGAATTGAAATGGAAGTAAGCGAAGAATCGCTTTCCGTTCAGATTATAGGGTATCCGACCTCCTATAGCTATGACGTACTTATTGAAAATGAGCGCCAAATAGAACCTCGTACCATTATCCAGTATAGTGATCTTGCTACTGGAATAGATGTGAAGCGTGATGGGGAGACGGGACTGATCTATGATGTGTACCGTGAGATTTATGATCAGGACAATGTAGCTATTGATTCAGAATTTATCACCCAGGACTATTATGCACCTGTTCACAAACTAGAGGAACGTCCGGAACCAGTTGAACCTGTCACATCTGAAAATGGCGGGACGGATCAAAACGGATCTCTATCAGATGGTGAAGCTGAATCAGGTGGCAATAGTGAGAGTGGCGATGAAGAAAACAGTGATGGCCAGAATGACGGAAATGAAGACGGCGAAACGAGCGGATCAGAAGGTGGACAAGAAAGCAAGGATCCTGCTGAATCCTCGGGTGAAGGGGAAGATGATGGGACCTCTGGAGGATCGACTGAAGGAAACGGCGGAGAAGATACTGATGGAACAGGTGGAATATGGAGCCCTGATGAAGGTCCATCCAAAGGGGAATAA
- a CDS encoding PRC-barrel domain-containing protein — MKRSHEITELPIISIVDGKEVGRVKSLVINPDEGHVDFLTIEHKDWQVSVKAIPFKKVIGVGEYAVTIESTTAILDLDEIPIANELINKKVKIIGSKVMTRKGQLIGEVTEYYVNDDTGKVIAASVQMGNEEVVLESASVVTYSEHMTIVSEEALTQHVTTLEELTGEPESAPAKVTQQETVTKEPVAVAAEEKVKETVPAEPVPVPQDQPASSVQDELESTLVSEETTGAWNQDVPEDVEPQLELVEEVTPEEESASASLISEEVEEVVEEEEKEKPASKLEGIHNKQLQLLKGKVVQKDIVDARGNILFNEGDELTEDDVKLAQDQGPSVVVDLTMSVEG, encoded by the coding sequence ATGAAAAGAAGTCATGAAATTACGGAATTGCCCATTATTAGTATCGTAGATGGAAAGGAAGTCGGCAGAGTTAAGTCACTTGTCATTAATCCAGACGAAGGACATGTTGATTTTCTAACGATTGAACATAAAGATTGGCAAGTTAGTGTAAAAGCGATTCCGTTTAAAAAGGTAATCGGGGTTGGGGAATATGCGGTCACAATTGAGAGTACAACCGCGATTCTAGACCTTGATGAGATTCCGATTGCAAACGAGTTAATTAATAAGAAAGTGAAGATCATCGGTTCTAAAGTGATGACTCGTAAAGGACAATTGATTGGAGAAGTCACGGAGTATTACGTGAATGATGATACTGGAAAAGTAATCGCAGCATCCGTACAAATGGGGAATGAAGAAGTGGTTCTAGAAAGTGCCTCAGTTGTGACCTACAGCGAGCATATGACCATTGTTAGCGAAGAAGCGTTAACGCAGCATGTGACAACGCTTGAAGAACTGACAGGGGAACCTGAATCGGCACCAGCTAAAGTTACTCAACAAGAAACGGTAACGAAAGAGCCGGTGGCTGTAGCTGCAGAGGAGAAAGTAAAAGAGACCGTTCCTGCTGAGCCTGTACCGGTACCACAAGATCAGCCAGCCTCTTCTGTCCAAGATGAGCTAGAAAGTACGCTTGTAAGTGAAGAGACAACAGGGGCATGGAATCAAGATGTTCCAGAAGATGTTGAACCTCAGCTTGAGCTTGTAGAAGAAGTTACCCCAGAGGAAGAGTCAGCTTCTGCGTCTCTTATTTCTGAAGAGGTGGAAGAGGTTGTAGAAGAAGAGGAGAAAGAAAAGCCTGCTTCAAAACTTGAAGGCATTCACAACAAACAGCTACAGCTCCTTAAAGGAAAAGTGGTTCAAAAAGATATCGTCGATGCTCGTGGCAATATTTTATTTAACGAGGGTGACGAGCTTACAGAAGACGATGTGAAGCTTGCCCAGGATCAAGGCCCAAGTGTAGTCGTTGATTTGACGATGAGTGTTGAAGGCTAA
- a CDS encoding sensor domain-containing diguanylate cyclase, giving the protein MISKQKTVALWSIWAILWPGIIATVYMVTNPGTQGREFDLLSFAFMIVIVALFPIVINNSPIIFIHGISLAVFLYFGLFFEMIMTQLAYIVSISKVKLSRAYWYKLPLNLTMFLFVSLGSALFYYILGGTHGPSAFNTPSDAIPIIGYAVAQFILNHVVIYFVRNYFLGNKGSIFDKEFYWDLGNTAIVMPIGFVLYVLYMEIGAAAIYYVGLPFVGLSLILTLYYASQHVNEYLQQANSIGQELTGRLKVDEVLDRFVESLTVLFHVDYIYIFDRKNQDHLELIRYFDGGKSIGFQNPQFSSYEGVSQGVLAKGEPILYQSRKQWKQIQSDLIPRKVESIMSVPIERNNKIEGIITIASTRKRSYEKFHLMLVGILSNYMAVAIQNARHYEETKRKSELCPLTKLYNYRYFEDLVSDYADRCEQSEEEECASVILLDLDHFKKVNDAYGHESGNEALCELANRLSHIVGNDGTVARYGGEEFVAFLPGAGREKGLSIAEKLRHEISSVPFRLKEHITDQQGDIEVWLTGSVGVATFPEDCESPIELVRHADRAMYVGAKQQGRNKVASYERVLEAAE; this is encoded by the coding sequence ATGATATCAAAACAGAAGACAGTGGCATTGTGGAGTATATGGGCAATACTCTGGCCGGGGATTATAGCGACCGTTTATATGGTAACAAACCCTGGGACGCAAGGCAGGGAATTTGATCTTCTCTCCTTCGCATTTATGATCGTCATAGTAGCACTATTTCCGATTGTAATTAATAATAGCCCAATTATTTTCATTCATGGCATAAGTCTTGCTGTATTTTTGTATTTTGGGTTGTTTTTCGAAATGATCATGACTCAGCTTGCTTATATTGTTTCGATCTCAAAAGTAAAACTCTCGAGAGCCTATTGGTATAAGCTTCCTCTTAATTTGACCATGTTCCTATTTGTGTCCCTTGGCTCTGCCCTTTTCTACTATATATTAGGGGGGACCCATGGACCATCAGCCTTTAACACACCTAGTGATGCCATCCCCATCATCGGGTATGCTGTAGCTCAGTTCATTCTGAATCATGTTGTGATCTATTTTGTACGAAATTATTTTCTGGGGAATAAAGGATCCATTTTTGATAAAGAGTTCTATTGGGATTTAGGGAATACAGCGATTGTAATGCCGATCGGATTTGTCTTGTACGTTTTATATATGGAAATTGGGGCTGCGGCAATCTACTATGTTGGGCTTCCTTTTGTTGGGTTGTCCCTCATATTAACGCTCTATTATGCCAGTCAACATGTGAACGAATACTTACAGCAGGCAAATTCAATTGGTCAAGAACTTACAGGTCGCTTAAAAGTTGATGAAGTGTTGGACCGATTCGTCGAGAGTTTAACGGTCCTTTTTCACGTTGACTATATCTATATATTCGATCGAAAAAATCAAGATCATCTTGAACTAATCCGATATTTCGATGGTGGCAAAAGCATTGGGTTTCAAAATCCTCAGTTTTCATCATACGAGGGGGTTAGTCAAGGTGTGTTGGCTAAGGGTGAACCTATTCTCTATCAATCTAGGAAGCAATGGAAGCAGATTCAATCGGATCTTATTCCTAGAAAAGTAGAGAGCATTATGTCTGTACCCATTGAGCGTAATAACAAAATAGAAGGAATCATTACCATTGCTTCTACGAGGAAACGCTCGTATGAGAAATTCCACCTTATGCTAGTAGGGATCCTATCGAACTATATGGCCGTAGCCATTCAAAATGCGCGGCACTATGAAGAAACGAAGCGCAAAAGTGAACTTTGTCCGTTAACGAAACTGTATAATTATCGTTACTTTGAAGACCTCGTCAGCGACTACGCTGACAGATGCGAACAATCAGAGGAAGAGGAATGCGCCTCTGTTATTTTATTAGATTTGGATCATTTTAAGAAAGTAAACGATGCTTATGGACATGAAAGTGGTAATGAAGCTCTTTGTGAGTTAGCGAATCGCTTATCACATATCGTAGGGAATGATGGGACGGTTGCACGGTATGGGGGAGAAGAATTTGTAGCCTTCTTACCAGGAGCAGGGAGAGAGAAGGGACTCTCGATTGCAGAGAAGCTTCGTCACGAGATCTCTTCTGTCCCGTTCCGACTGAAAGAACACATCACCGACCAGCAAGGGGATATAGAGGTGTGGCTCACAGGAAGTGTGGGAGTCGCGACCTTCCCTGAAGATTGCGAAAGTCCGATTGAACTCGTACGCCACGCAGACCGGGCCATGTATGTGGGGGCGAAACAGCAAGGTCGAAACAAAGTAGCAAGCTATGAACGGGTGTTAGAAGCGGCTGAGTGA